The sequence AAGTTGTAGCCTTTCGCGGTCACCGCGACGCGCAGCTTCCGCATCCTCTTCAGCCACGCCAGAGTCCTGGCGTGGTCGCGGCAGGCGCTGTAGCACGACAGCACGGCATCCGCCGCGCCGGCGCCGAGGCGGATGCCGCCGGCGTCCGCCATGGACGCGATGACCCGCTCCATGTCGGCCGGTGAGCCGGCCCTGCCGTAGCACCTCGCGACGGCCCCGAACTGGGCCGCCTCGGGCCGGTGCCCTCGCGAGACCATCTCCCTGAGCGCTGCCTCGGCCTCGGCCGGCATGCCCAGCAGGCACAGGGACTTGACCATCGCCGCGTAGGCCTTGCGCCCGGAGAGCGGCGGCATGGACCGTAGCTCCATGTGGAACTCCGTCGCCCGGTCCTTGAGCCCGCGCGAGGAGAACGCCGCTATGAGGTCGCAGTAGAAGAGGGCTACCTCGTCGGTCGACTGCTGGAGGTGCTGCGAGACGGAGTCGGCGATCAGGGACCTGGATTCTCCGGCGCGTCCGTTGGCTTCGAGCAAGGCGGCGACTGCAGCTGCGTGGATCGAGCTCCATTTGAACCACCGTGCCTGTGTGACCGCCTCGTAGAACTGCAACAGGAATAGAACAGAGGTTACCGGCTGATGATAAGGAATCAGGTGATGGTTTTCTGTTTCTTGGTACGGCTACCTCCTCCTCCGGGAGAGGTGAGACTGTGAGAGGGGGCGCACCGGGATGGCGAGGGGGTCGGAGTCCATGAGTAGCCTGGAGAGCGCGGCGAGCGCGGCGCGCTCCGACTTGGTGCCGACGTAGCTGCGGATGACGCGCTCGGTCGCGCCCGCTGTCACTGTGCGCTCCAGCTCCGACATGAGCCGCCGCTCGCTCCGCCAGCTAGACCCGCCGCCCGACGCGACCCGGCGCAGCGAGGACGAGACCACGGGGGAGAACCTCCGCCGCCGGGCAGCCGCGGGCGGCGCCCAAAGGGACGCCACCGCTGGCATCGCTGCTTGGGCTGGCCTGTGATGTGCTGAGCTTTCGAGCTGATGCCTGGTAGATGTGGATGAGGTGAGACCGTGAGACCGTGAGAGATGACACGATGTGCCCTTTTTTTATCCATATCATCACGCCTATGACGAGACTTGTGTGACGAGCGGGTAGTTCCCTCTGTGCGCTGCGGAGGCTCATCACTCCCCAGTCCCCACCagagaccctgcctcggctgccgACCGCCGCGGCAGGCGACGATGCTGGCCCCGACC is a genomic window of Zea mays cultivar B73 chromosome 5, Zm-B73-REFERENCE-NAM-5.0, whole genome shotgun sequence containing:
- the LOC100194308 gene encoding Pentatricopeptide repeat-containing protein At2g17033-like, translating into MPAVASLWAPPAAARRRRFSPVVSSSLRRVASGGGSSWRSERRLMSELERTVTAGATERVIRSYVGTKSERAALAALSRLLMDSDPLAIPFYEAVTQARWFKWSSIHAAAVAALLEANGRAGESRSLIADSVSQHLQQSTDEVALFYCDLIAAFSSRGLKDRATEFHMELRSMPPLSGRKAYAAMVKSLCLLGMPAEAEAALREMVSRGHRPEAAQFGAVARCYGRAGSPADMERVIASMADAGGIRLGAGAADAVLSCYSACRDHARTLAWLKRMRKLRVAVTAKGYNLVLNSCPSLASVVRELGPELPLSTAGLVGWLRSASTTPAPAAEVEVVRELLASSASVLDRAMEWSEAEAKLNLHGFSTVAAYVLVLQWVDAVRGRARALPLEVSVVCGVGKHSDVRGESRVRELAQEVLGRMGSPLKLSARNRGRLVAKRDRVEQWLASLPVPEDGTDPSPDAANEEPFVFALFRKLGQFFSNLM